The sequence CGCGACCGGGCCATCCTGGAGGTGCTGGACGCCACCGGGATGCGGGTCAACGAATTGGTCACCCTGCACATGGCGGCCCTCCACTTGGATGTCCGCTTCGTCCAGCTGCAGGGCAACGACCAGCATGAACGGATGGTGCCCTTGAGCCGGCCGGCCGTGTCCTGGCTGCGCCGCTACCTGGACGAGGCCCGGCCGCACTTGGCTTGCGAGCCAGCGTCCACGGTTGTCTTTTTGAATGCCCATGGTCGCCCTTTGACCCGGCAGGGCGTTTGGAAGAACTTCAAAAAATGGGTTCGCAATGCTGGAATTAGCAAGAACGTCACCCCGCAGACCTTTCGCTACTCGCTGGCCGTCCAGCTCCTGTCGCAGGGCGCCAGCGGCCAGGTGGTCCAGGAGATGCTGGGCTATACCGAACTGCGAATGCTGCGGCCCTACCTGAAGGTGACCCCGCAGCAGCTGGCGGCGACCTACGACAAGTACCACCCCCGTGCATAGGAAGGATGCAGCAATGTTAGTACGCTATCGAAAAGATTATCAAAAAATTGCTTTGGGACTGCTCTCACTGATTCCCGAGCTGCGGGACAACCACCGCTTCCGGGATGAATTAGACTGGGCCCTAGCGGAGGGGCGGGTTGTCTACCTCTGGAAGGATCAAGAGGACAACCACTTTATCGCCGTGGCAATTCTGGACGTTGGGGACGACTATGTTCTGGTGCGCCGGCTCTCCTTTACGCCGAGTGAACGCTCCGGGCACAATGTTTACGCACTCTTGACCGCCATTAAGGATGAGTATCCAGGCTGTCGCCTGATGGGGACCATGGCGACGCAACCGCTGATCACTGCTTGGGGGAAGGCCAATGAATAATGAAGAACCAGCACTGAAGCGAGCCGCCCAACCGACGCTGAAACTGGGCTCGTTTGAGGGACCACTGGATCTGCTCCTCCACCTGATCCGTGAAGCCAAGATGGATATTTACGATATTAAGATTGCGACGATCACCAGTCAGTACATGGACTACCTCCACCGGATGAAGGCTCACCGGTTAGAGATAGCGGGGGAGTACTTCGTGATGGCGGCAACCCTAATGCGGATCAAGAGTCAGCTGCTGCTTCCCCAAGCGCCAGCATTGGAAGAGGAGAGCGAAGAGCCGCCGGTCGACCCACGCCAGGAACTGGTCGACCAGCTCTTGGAATATCAGCGCTACCAGAAGGCGGCCGATCACCTGAAGGATAAGGAAGGAATCCGTCAGCAGGAATACACCCGTCCAGCCATGCGGGTGCCCGCGGGGCTGGTGACCAATAAGGTTGCTCCCGGGGTCACCTTGGACCAGCTGCAGGCGGCCTTTAACCAGGTTCTGCGGCGCCACCGCTATAACCGCCCGGTCGTTGAAACCGTCGCGGCCGAAAAAGTCAGTGTGGCAGAAGAAATGACGGCCGTCATGAAGAAGGTCCGGACCGCCCCGACCAGGTTTGTTGACCTCCTGGATAGTGCCCCGACCAAGGACCGGCTGGTCACGACCTTCTTGGCGATCCTGGAATTGGCCAAGCATCAGGCAATTCACATTGACCAGGCGGGCCTGTTTGCCCCAATTATTTTAACGGAGGGAATCAAGAGTGAAGAGTACCGAACCAACGAACATCGCCCAGATTGAGGGCCTGCTGTTTATCAGTGGGGATGAAGGCATCACTACCGGGGACCTAGCACGGATCACCGGATTTATGAAGCCGGCGGTCACCACTATGCTGGAGCGGCTGGCAAAACGCTACGCGGCGGATTCGGATAGCGCCCTCGTCCTCCTGCACAGCGGCCAAACCTACCGTCTGGCCACCAAGCAGGAGTTAGCGCCAGTGATCAAGCACTACTTTGAGATTCCGCTGGCAACCCCGCTGACCCGGGCACTGCTGGAGGTGCTGGCCATCATCGCCTACCGCCAGCCGATTACCCGCCTGGAGATTGACGACATCCGAGGAGTTCAGAGCTCGGGCTCACTTCAAAAGCTGATGGCGCGGGGCCTGGTGGACACCCATGGCCGTCTGGATGCCCCGGGCCGGCCGTTTCGTTACGTCACTACCGAGGCCTTTCTGGACTACTTTGGCCTGACCAGTCTCGAGGATCTGCCACCACTGCCGGCTGAGGCGGATTTGGACACGGCGGATTTGAACGGTGACCTGTTCTTAAATGCATTTCAATCACGGAAGAGGGATAACAACTGATGGAAAGATTACAAAAGGTAATGGCTGAGGCCGGAGTTGCCTCCCGGCGCGCTTCGGAAAAGCTGATTCAAACCGGCCACGTTCAGGTCAACGGCCAGACGGTCACGACCCTGGGAACCAAGGTTGGCCGCCACGACGACGTTCAGGTCGATGGTGTCCCGATTCACCGGGAACAGCACGTCTACTACCTGCTCAATAAGCCGCGGGGAGTCATTTCCAGCGCCCACGACGAGAAGGGGCGGAAGACGGTTGTCGACCTGCTCCACGAAGACGAGGAGGTCACCGAGCGAATCTATCCGGTTGGTCGGCTGGATTATGACACCACCGGGATCCTTTTGCTGACCAACGACGGGGACCTGGCCAACCGGCTGATGCACCCGAAGTTTGAGGTGGCCAAGACCTACGTTGCGAAGGTGAAGGGGATTGTCACCAACGATGACTTAAAGCGCCTGCGCCTGGGAGTGCGGATCGACGGGCGCAAGACCAAGCCGGCCAAGACTCGCCTGAAGGAAACTGATCGTCACAAGCAGACCAGCCTGGTGCAATTAACGATTCACGAGGGCCGTTATCACCAGGTGAAGCGGATGCTGGAGGCAGTGGGACACCCGGTGATCAAGCTGCACCGGGAGACCTATGGCTTCCTCAACCTCCAGGGCCTGCAATCCGGAGAATTCCGGGAGCTGCGCCCGGAAGAGGTCACCAAGCTGAAGCAGCAGACCCGGTAATGTTTGACAGGGCAAAGCGGCCTTAGTATACTGAAATTGTAAAATTTTTAGAAAAATTGTCTTCAAGGCGGGGTGAAATTCCCGACCGGCGGTACAAGCCCGCAACCCACCGTGGTGGTTGATCCAGTTGAATTCTGGAGCCGACAGTAAAGTCTGGTATATAGAAGATTTTCTACGTACATTAACCCTAATCGTTTAGGCGCTGCTGACATCGTGTTGGTAGCGCTTTATTAGTTGGGGCCAGTGAAGGCAATCTCAATGGAGGTTGTTAAACTATGACAGTATCACATTCAAGAATTCAGCGCCTGGTCGGGATCGCCTGCCTGAGCGCATTGGCTTTTATCCTGATGCTCTTTGAATTTCCGGTCATCCCGGTGGCCTCTTACCTCAAAATCGACTTTTCCGACGTCCCGGTCTTGCTGGGCGGCTATATGTATGGACCGCTGGGCGGGGTGCTGATTGCCCTTTTGAAATGCCTGATTCACGGAATGGTCAATGGCTTTTCGGTCGGCGAACTGATCGGGATTTTGAGTGACTTTATCTCCTCATTGGCTCTGCTTTTACCATTCTGCCTAATTTGGCAAAAGACTCAGTGGTCGACCAAAAAGCAGCTGACGGTCGGGGTCATTAGCGCTACCGTGGTCTTGACCGTCGTTATGTCGCTGCTCAATCTCTGGGTACTGACGCCACTGTACATGGCCGTCTGGAACTGGAAGTCGACGCTGCCGGTTTCCCAGCTGGTGGCAATCGGTGTTCTGCCGTTTAACATCATCAAGGGTCTGCTGGTGACGATTGTCTTTGCCATCATTGCGTCCCGGATGCGGGATTGGCTAGCGGCCCACCGCTTTGAATAGCTGAATTTAGCGATCATTTGTTCAAGAAATTGGGACAAATGATCTTTTTTTTCGTTAAAAATTACTTTGTTGCCGTCTATTATAAGTGAGAGAATAATAAACGAGGTTTTGGCAATGAATAATTATTTCTTACGTTTTTTTGCATACCAGCAGCCACGCCGAATTCGGGTGATTGAGAACCTGCTGACCAGTCGGCGGACCGTCGCCAATCTCTTCTGGGGGCAGCAATATCATCTTCTGCACTGGCTGGGCGCCGCGCGGGGGCTGACGCGCCATGACTATGATGAGGCCTTGGCCGCCCTGGCCCAAGCTGGCCTTCTCGAGTTAGATGAGCAGACCGCCGAACTGACTCCTGCCGGGGTGGCTGCCCGGGAAGCGCTGGAGTACCAGCCGACCTTTCTGGACTGGTACTGGCTGACCAATACCAACCAGCTCACCCAGCGCTTTACCTTGGGAATGCAGGTGGTGGCCGAACTGGCCTATCATAATTCGCGCTACGCCCCGGTCAACGTTTCCTACAAGCACCTGATGGCCGTCAAACGGTGGTTTCGCTACGAACACGCGCGCCAGGGCGATCTCGTTGCGGCGGTTTACCATGATCTGGAACGGCTTGGCGCCGGGTTGGCCAGTGTTGACCCACGACTGGCGGCGGCAATGACGCTGACGATGGTGGGGCACCAGCTGCCGGCCCTGACGGCCGATCAGTTGACGACGACACTCAAGCTTAATCCAGCGGATACCCCGGTCCTGGTTCACGACCTGCACCTGGGGATTGCGGCATACAGCAGCCACACGAATGGCCCTTTGCACGACCTCCTAGCGCCGCTGCTTGCTTCTGGGCCGCTTTCCCGGAGCGCGGAGAACACCCTGCGCTGCTACCAGGGCGGTCAATCCTTGGAGCTTATCGCCAAGCGCCGGCACCTGAAACTAAGCACGGTGCGCGAACACCTGCTCGAGGTGGCGATCCTGTGCCCGGACCAGCTCGATTGGGAGCAATTGTTGCCGTCAAAAAAAGAAGTGGCCTTGAGAAAGCAATATCCGGGCGCAGACGTTACTAACTGGCACTTTCAGGCTGATTCTGAAGACGACGGGGCGGCATTTTTTGAATATCGCTTGTTTCAAATCAAACGGGGGCGGGGAAATAATGATCAAGACTGACAAAATCTACCAGGTGCTGCACCAGCGCTTTGGCTACCAGGACTTTCGGGATGGTCAGCTGGAGACAATCAGTGCGCTTTTGTCCGGCCACGATACGCTCGCAATTCTGCCGACCGGGGCGGGAAAGTCCCTTCTTTACCAGCTGCCGGCCTATTTATTGCCGACGGGGGTGGTGATCGTCTCGCCCCTGATTTCCTTGATGCAGGACCAGGTTGACCGCCTACGTCAACAGGGGGAGCGGCGGGTAATCATGCTGACCGGTCAGCTCCAGGGACGTGACCGGCGAGCGGTGCTGGATTCGCTGGGCCAGTACCGCTTCATCTTCGCCTCCCCGGAAATGCTGACTAATTCCCAGGTACTCCAGGCCCTGCGTAGAGTGCGGCCAAGCCTGCTGGTGGTCGACGAGGCCCACTGTATCTCGCAATGGGGGCCCGACTTTCGCCCGGAGTACCTGCTACTAAAGCAGCTCCGCATCCAGTTGGGTGGGGTGGTAACCCTGATGCTGACGGCGACCGCTACACCCCGGGTGCGGCAGGATATCATCAAGAAGCTCGGCCTTGATTTTGACCACGTCCGTCAGGTGATTCGGTCGGTCAACCGGCCCAACATCTTCCTGGCGGTCGACCAGGTTGAAAGTGCCGACGCCAAGCAGGCGGAATTGGTGCGCCTGGTGAAGACCTTGCCCGGGCCGGGAATCATTTATTTTGCCAGCCGCAAATTGGCGACCCAGCAGGCAATTATCCTAGCGCAGGAGACCGGCCTGGCGGTGGCACCCTACCACGCCGGTATGCCGGCCCTGGAGCGCTTCAACATTCAACAGCAGTTTATGGCCAACCAGCTGCAACTGATTTGCGCCACCAGCGCCTTTGGCATGGGGGTCGACAAAAACGACCTGCGCTATATCATCCACTACCACCTGCCAGCCAATTTGGCTTCCTACATGCAGGAGATCGGCCGGGCCGGTCGGGATGGCCAGCAGAGCGTGGCCGTTCTTCTTTACGCGCCGGGGGATGAAGGACTGCAGAGTCAGTTGACGACGATTGATTTACCGAGCGAAGCGCTTCTGACCCAGGTTCAACAGGGAAAACTGCAACCGGCTGTTCTGGGAGAGCAGGCGGACCTGTTTGCCTTTTATTTGCACCAGGGCTACACGCCCCAGCAAATTAGGCGGGCCTTTCACCAGCGCCAACACCAGCTTACCTTTAATCTCCAAAAAATGCGGGATTACGTCGGCCTCAAGCGGTGCCGCCGCAACTACCTGCTAAATTATTTTGGTGAAGGGGAAATAAGGCAGGATCAGTGCTGCGACAATGACCAGCCGGACTGGGCGGCGCAACTAAAGTTTCCATCGTCGCCTGCGCCGGTGCAACCAGCAGCTGCGGACTGGCGGGCTCGCCTGGCGAAGCTGTTTAATGTCAAATCTCGGCTAGACAAAGGGTAAATTCGTGCGCTACAATCGTAAGGATAAGTTTTTAGAAAAGGAGGGTTGTGCTAAATGAGTGAACACCGTGAAGAATCCCGGCGTGAGCGTGATGAGCTCTGGGACAAGACCTTTGATGACAACGAGGACCTCGATAGTGAGGGGCACTTGTCACGGACGGAACACCGGCGCCAGCGCTCACATAACTCGACGATTACGACGGTCCTGATCGTCCTCATCATTATTTTGGCGGCGGCCCCGGTTATTTACTGGGTCAACAATCGCCAATCGTTCAACCATCCCGTTCGAACGGAGCAGCGGGCGGCATCGAAGTCGGTGAGTAGTAAAAAAAAACAACGTTCCCGGACCTCTGCTAAAAAACGGCAAGATGCCAGTTCAACTGTAACGAGTCGCTCCCAAAGCAGTTCAACCAGTGTTGCCAGCAGTCAAAGTCAGGCCACCGTCTCAAGCAGCAGCGCCACGCGGACATATTCATCCAGCATGAGCAGCAGCCGGACGACCGGTACGCGCTCCGGCTACGTAACCGTCCAGCGCGGTGAAAGCATCGACAAGGTCGCGGCCCGCAATGGCCTGACGCCGCAAGAACTAGCACGACTAAATAATATGACGGTCAGATCAACGATTCATCCTGGCCAGCAGTTACGAGTAAAGTAGGAGGAAAAATGACAAAGGGAATTCAAGTAGCCATCGACGGCCCCGCATCGGCCGGCAAAAGTACGGTGGCCAAGTTAGTTGCTAAACGTTTCAACTATGTTTATTGCGATACCGGAGCGATGTACCGGGTGGTGACCCTGGCGGCTTTTCGGGCCCGGTTGACGATGGATCAGACGGAAAAAATTGCCGAGCTGGCCAAGCGGATCAAGATCGGTTTTCAGCCGGGGGAACCGGAGCAGCGGGTTTTCTTAAACGATGATGAGGTGACCCAGGATATTCGGACGGCCCAGATCGACAACAACGTTTCCGCCGTTGCCGCTATTCCCGCGGTTCGCGCGGAAATGACCAACCAGCAGCGTCAGATCGCCGCGAATGGTGGGATTGTAATGGATGGCCGGGACATCGGCACGACGGTTTTGCCAAATGCTCCCGTTAAGATCTTCATGGTGGCCACGGCCCATGAACGGGCTCGCCGTCGCTACGTTGAAAACAAGGCCAAGGGGATTGCCACGGCTTCACTGGAAGACCTGCAAAAGGAAATTGAGTTGCGGGACCAAAAGGATTCGACCCGCAAGGTTTCGCCACTGACCCAGGCCCCCGATGCCATTCGGTTGGACACGACCAAGCTTTCAATCGATGAGGTTGTGGACGCCATCAGTGAAATAATTGAAAAAACTCAGGAACAATTGTAGTAAAGACTGGAAATGAGAAAAGTTTTTTAGTAGAATAGTTTCTAGAGTTGATTGTTGCAAGGAGGATTTTTTTTAATGGCTGAAAACAATGAAAAGAACAACGATATGTTAAAGGCGCTTGACAGCATCAAGACCGTTAAGGTGGGCGATGTTGTTAAGGGTAAGGTATTGGCAATCGATGATGATCGCCAAGCTATCGTTGGTATTGAAGATGCAGGGGTTGAAGGTGTCGTCCCTGCTAAGGAATTATCAACCAAGCCAGTTGAAGACATCAATGATGCAGTTAAAGTAGGTGACGAATTAGACTTAGTTGTCATCTCTAAGATTGGTAACGATAAGGAAAATGGTAGTTACTTACTTTCTCACCGTCGTCTTGAAGCCCGGAAGGTCTGGGATGACATTCAAAAGAAGTTCGATGATGGTGAAACCATCACTGCCAAGGTTACGCAGGCAGTTAAGGGTGGTTTAGTTGTTGATGCCGGAGTACGTGGTTTCGTCCCTGCTTCAATGATCACTGATCACTACGTTGAAGATCTGAACCAATTCAAGGGCCAAGAACTTGAATTCAAGATCATCGAAATCGAACCAAGCGAAAACCGCCTGATCCTTTCCCACAAGGAAATTGTTAAGGCTCAGCACGAAGCAGCTGCTCAGAAGGTCTTCGCTGAATTACAACCAGGTGACGTTGTCGAAGGTAAGGTTGCCCGGATGACGAACTTCGGTGCCTTCATCGACCTCGGTGGCGTTGACGGCTTAGTTCACGTTTCCGAAATTTCCTACGACCACGTTGACAAGCCTTCTGATGTTCTGAAGGCCGGTCAGACGGTTAAGGTTAAGGTATTGAACGTTGACCCAGACCGCGAGCGGATTTCCCTGTCCATCAAGCAGACCCTGCCTGGACCATGGGATGACATCGAAGAAAAGGCTCCTGCTGGCTCAGTTCTGACTGGGACTGTTAAGCGCCTGACGAGCTTCGGTGCATTCGTTGAAGTCTTCCCTGGTGTTGAAGGTTTGGTTCACATTTCCCAAATCTCCCACAAGCACATTGCCACGCCAGCTGATGTGCTGAAGCCAGGTCAAGAAGTCAAGGTTAAGGTATTGAACGTTGACCCAGAACGGCAACGTTTAGGCCTGTCCATGAAGGCTCTGGAAGAACGTCCGAAGGGTGAAGACAACGACAACCGCGGTGGCCGTCGTCGTCCACGTCGGAACAACAACCGGAACGTCATGAACAACGCACCGGAAGAAGAAAGTGGTTTCTCAATGGGTGATCTGATTGGTGATCAATTGAAGAACCTGCGGAACTAATTTCCAATTAAGTTAAATCTTAGGGAGGCTGGGAAGAATGGTTTTCTTCCTGGCCTTTTATTTTGTAAAAAGGGGTGAAGAAGGATGGCAAATCCTGTTGTTGCAGTAGTGGGCCGACCGAACGTTGGGAAGTCGACCCTGTTTAACCGCATTGCCGGCGAACGAATCGCAATCGTGGAGGACACGCCGGGGGTCACCCGGGACCGGATCTACTCCCACGGTGAATGGTTGGGCAAGCATTTCAACCTGATCGATACCGGGGGAATTGAGATTTCCGACCAGCCACTGTTGACCCAGATTCGCCAGCAAGCGGAGGTGGCGATTGACGAAGCGGACGTCATCATCATGGTCGTGGACATTGAAAACGGGGTGACGGACGCCGATGAGCAGGTCGCTCGGATTCTCTACCGGTCCGACAAGCCGGTTGTCTTGGCGGTCAATAAGGTTGATAATCCAGAACGCCGCACCGATATCTATGACTTCTACTCCCTCGGCTTGGGCGAGCCCTACCCGGTTTCCAGTGTTCACGGGGTCGGTATGGGGGACCTGCTTGATGCCGTGATCAAGAAGTTCCCGGAGAACGCGGCCAATGACGATGATTCCAGTATCCACTTCAGCTTCATCGGCCGGCCAAACGTTGGGAAGTCATCGCTAGTGAACGCCATCTTGGGTCAAAACCGGGTGATTGTCTCGAACGTTGCCGGGACAACCCGGGACGCGATCAACACCACCTTCAAGGATGAGACGGGCCAGGAGTTCACGATGGTTGACACTGCCGGAATCCGCAAGAAGGGCAAGATCTATGAGAACACCGAGCGCTACGCCTTGATGCGGGCGATGCGGGCCATTGACGACAGCGACGTGGTCTGCGTGGTCCTAAACGCCGAGGAGGGTATCCGGGAGATTGACAAGCACATCGCCGGGTACGCCCACGAGGCCGGTTGCGGGGTGATCATCGTCGTCAACAAGTGGGACACCTTAAAGGATCGTGACCAGCGAACGATGACCGACTTTACCAACCTGATCCGGGCTGAATTCCAGTACCTGAGCTATGCACCGATCATTTTCGTTTCCGCCAAGACCAAGCAGCGTTTGAACAAGCTGCCCGGGATGGTCAAGGCCGTTGACGAGCACCACAAGCGGCGGATCCAGTCCTCAGTCTTAAACACGGTCTTGATGGACGCGATCGCCGCCAACCCGACGCCGACCCAGAACGGCAAGCGGCTGCGGGTTTACTATGGTACCCAGGTGGCCACCGAGCCGCCGACCTTTGTAATCTTCGTCAACGATCCGGAATTGATGCATTTTTCCTACCAGCGGTACCTAGAGAACCAGATTCGTTCGGCTTTTGACTTTTCTGGAACGCCAATTCACCTGATTAAGCGACGCCGGCAGTAAGGGAAAAATCCCGAGGTTAAGAAATGATGAAAATTGCCGTGAAAGTTGCGAAAAGCGCTTGCCAGTAGGGTTTCACTATGCTAACCTTAACATTGAAATGATACGAACTCCTCGTAATTATTTCGTTAATTTTGGACCACTCAAAATTAACATCCAGGAGTGCCGGACAACCGGTGCTGATGTGGGAGGTGAAATCAAATGGCAAACAAAGCAGAATTAGTAAGCAACGTTGCTGCTGCAACTGGTCTGACTAAGAAGGACGCTACGGCTGCTGTTGACGCTGTCTTCAGTTCAATCCAAGCTTCCTTAGCTAAGGGTGAAAAGGTTCAACTGATCGGCTTCGGTAACTTCGAAGTACGTCAACGTGCTGCACGGAAGGGCCGTAACCCACAAACTGGGAAAGAAATCCAAATTCCTGCAAGCAAGGTACCAGCATTCAAGCCTGGTAAAGCTTTAAAGGATGCTGTTAAGTAATTTAACAGTCTTAAGATAGAAAACGAGAAGGAAACTGATCCTTCTCGTTTTCTTTTTGGCTCAATCTCTGTTATCCTAACATTCGAAACATCATCGTACAGGGGGACGAAATTAGTGACCTATTCTGAAAAAATGCTTGATCAATTGCAAAAGGGCGACCTGGACGCGGCCCGCCACACCTTCCGGGCAGCCCTCGACCACGACAGCGACGACATGCTCTTTAGCCTGGGCGAGGAATTGTATGGTCTGGGTTTCTTGCGCCAGTCCCGGCGGGTCTACCTGAAACTGTTGGAACGCTATCCAGACGAGGACGAGCTGCGGACGAATCTGGCGACGATTGCCATTGACGAGGGGCACAACGACGAGGCCCTTTCCTACTTGGCCCAGGTTAAGCCCGGCTCGCCGGCCTACCTGGAGGCCCTGCTGGTGGCCGCCGATCTCTACCAGACCGAGGGCGAGCTGGAGGTTACCGAAGCCAAGCTTAAGGAGGCCGCTGGGCTGGCCCCAGACGAACCGGCCGTTCAATTTGCCCTGGCCGAGTTCTACTTCTTGGTGGGCCGGTTCGATGAAGCAATCGATTACTACTTCCAGTTGATCCGCAACGGCTACACCGCCTTTGCCAAGGTCGACATTGCGGGTCGGCTGGGGATGTGCTATGCCCAAAGCGGCCAGTTTAAGCAGGCCCTGGGCTACCTCCAACAGGTCAAGCCGGAGTACCGAACCAGTGATATCCGCTTCCAGACCGGTCTGACCCAGCTCCACCTCGGCCAGGTCGAGGACGCCATCACGACCTTGCGGGACCTGATCCACGATGACGACCAGTATGCTTCTGCCTACCCAGCCTTGGCCGACGCCTACTCCGCCCAGCGCAACTACCCACAGGCCCTGCGCGCGATCCAGGAGGGGCTCGGGGTCGACCAGTATAACGAGCGCTTCTACTCCCAGGCGGCGGAAATCGTCAGCCACCTAGGCGACCAGCAATTGATGGAAAAGTACCTGAAACGCGCCCACGAGCTGGATCCGGACAACCTGACGATCATTTTGCAGTACAGCAACTTCCTCCTTCACCAGCACAACGACAGTGCCAACATTAAGCTCTTGGCGCCGCTGATTAAGGAGGACGAGGTCGATCCGCAGGTTTACTGGAACCTGGCCCGTTCCTACCAGCGGACTGACCAGTTGGAACTGGCTGACAAGTACTACCATGCCGCGGCTAACAACTATCAGGATAATCCGACCTTCCTAAAGGAACTGATCGGCTTTGATCGTGAAATGGGGAAGACCAGTGAAATGCTGGCCGAGCTGCATCGCTACCTGGCGCTGGTCCCGACCGATGCCGAGATGCAGGATCTTTTGGACGAATACGAGGAATATTAAAAGGTTGTTTCCCACGTTATCTTTCTAATGTTTAAAAACAAAGGGAGGCTAAGAGAAAGTATTATTCTCTTAGTCCCCTTTTTACTTGAGCTGAAGGAGCAGGCGCTGGTAGTAGAGCAGTGAGGACGGGTCGAGCTTCAAGGCATCCATCAACTGGCGGTCGCTCCAGTCCTGGTGGGCGGCCAGCTGGGTGAGAATATAGCTCTGGTGGAGATACTTGGGCGCCAGGTGGAAGCCCAGGTAGGCCTCGTCCTGCTTGAGGTACTTGTGAAGGCCGGCATTGGTCAGGCGGGGATTATCCGGCTGGTAGCGCTGCTTCAAGAAGAGATCGGTGGAATTCTGCCGGGCTTGGAGCGGGTGGATGAATTCCTGGTAGCGCTGGTAAAAGGTGCGCTCGGCCGGACTGGACAATTCGACCTGGTCAAAGACCCGGGCAAATCCCGGTCGCAAGAACTCGCCGACGGTAAAGCCGTGCTTGCTGACCAGCAGCACCATCCGAGTGTAGTAGGTCAACTGGTCGTCGGCGAGAATGTCGTCCAGCTTGCCCAGCCACTTGGTATTGACCCGCTGGTTGGGATCGACCGCCCGGCCGTGCAGGGTCAGCGTCGGGTAGGTCGTGATCAGCTGGTGGGTAAAGAGGTAGCGAAAGTAGCGGTTGAGGTGGGAAAGAATCTTGTTATAGGTGCTGAGGGTGATCTTTTGCTGGGTGCGCAACGTATTGAAATAGTCCCGCACGTCGCTTTCGGTCAGGTTAGCCAGCCGCGGATCCCGCGCGAAGGCCGGACGATTAGCCCGCAGGTAGGCAAAAAAATTAGTCAGGCTGGTGTCATAGGTGTTGACCGTCAGCGGGGCCAGGTGTTGCGAATCGCGCAAAAAGTGCTGGAATTGTTTTTGGTAGGGATAGTCCATTCAGTTCACACCTTTCAAGCATTTATTTACTATAACTATATCACAAAAGAAGATTCGCCGAGGCAAAGACGATTTGCTATAATCGATTAGGAGATAATTAAAAGGACATGATCAAATGATACTAGAACACTTACCCGCAATCTTTACGCCGGCCCGACCGGTGCTGCAGCGGATTGAAGAGGCGGGCTTTGAAGCCTACTTTGTCGGGGGCTGCGTACGGGATACGATTCTTGGCGATCCGATTCACGACATCGACATTGCCACCAGCGCCTACCCAAGCGAGATCAAGGCGATCTTTAAACGAACCGTCGACACCGGGATCGAACACGGCACCGTGATGATTTTGGACCACGGGAATGGCTACGAGACGACCACTTTTCGGACTGAATCCGGCTATCAGGATTATCGCCGGCCAGATTCGGTAAC comes from Limosilactobacillus sp. and encodes:
- a CDS encoding pseudouridine synthase is translated as MERLQKVMAEAGVASRRASEKLIQTGHVQVNGQTVTTLGTKVGRHDDVQVDGVPIHREQHVYYLLNKPRGVISSAHDEKGRKTVVDLLHEDEEVTERIYPVGRLDYDTTGILLLTNDGDLANRLMHPKFEVAKTYVAKVKGIVTNDDLKRLRLGVRIDGRKTKPAKTRLKETDRHKQTSLVQLTIHEGRYHQVKRMLEAVGHPVIKLHRETYGFLNLQGLQSGEFRELRPEEVTKLKQQTR
- a CDS encoding tyrosine-type recombinase/integrase, producing MQDEIGALVDYLRDSRGLAQNTLASYQRDLGKAARYFEEQGITEWTAVDRYAVLNLLASERDQGRSTATINRLISSLRQLFKFLIRQGRLQINPMETIDHQPAHPSSTPPVLLTEEEVEQLMAVPDTTTALGIRDRAILEVLDATGMRVNELVTLHMAALHLDVRFVQLQGNDQHERMVPLSRPAVSWLRRYLDEARPHLACEPASTVVFLNAHGRPLTRQGVWKNFKKWVRNAGISKNVTPQTFRYSLAVQLLSQGASGQVVQEMLGYTELRMLRPYLKVTPQQLAATYDKYHPRA
- a CDS encoding reductase; the encoded protein is MLVRYRKDYQKIALGLLSLIPELRDNHRFRDELDWALAEGRVVYLWKDQEDNHFIAVAILDVGDDYVLVRRLSFTPSERSGHNVYALLTAIKDEYPGCRLMGTMATQPLITAWGKANE
- the scpB gene encoding SMC-Scp complex subunit ScpB; amino-acid sequence: MKSTEPTNIAQIEGLLFISGDEGITTGDLARITGFMKPAVTTMLERLAKRYAADSDSALVLLHSGQTYRLATKQELAPVIKHYFEIPLATPLTRALLEVLAIIAYRQPITRLEIDDIRGVQSSGSLQKLMARGLVDTHGRLDAPGRPFRYVTTEAFLDYFGLTSLEDLPPLPAEADLDTADLNGDLFLNAFQSRKRDNN
- a CDS encoding helix-turn-helix domain-containing protein produces the protein MNNYFLRFFAYQQPRRIRVIENLLTSRRTVANLFWGQQYHLLHWLGAARGLTRHDYDEALAALAQAGLLELDEQTAELTPAGVAAREALEYQPTFLDWYWLTNTNQLTQRFTLGMQVVAELAYHNSRYAPVNVSYKHLMAVKRWFRYEHARQGDLVAAVYHDLERLGAGLASVDPRLAAAMTLTMVGHQLPALTADQLTTTLKLNPADTPVLVHDLHLGIAAYSSHTNGPLHDLLAPLLASGPLSRSAENTLRCYQGGQSLELIAKRRHLKLSTVREHLLEVAILCPDQLDWEQLLPSKKEVALRKQYPGADVTNWHFQADSEDDGAAFFEYRLFQIKRGRGNNDQD
- a CDS encoding ECF transporter S component codes for the protein MTVSHSRIQRLVGIACLSALAFILMLFEFPVIPVASYLKIDFSDVPVLLGGYMYGPLGGVLIALLKCLIHGMVNGFSVGELIGILSDFISSLALLLPFCLIWQKTQWSTKKQLTVGVISATVVLTVVMSLLNLWVLTPLYMAVWNWKSTLPVSQLVAIGVLPFNIIKGLLVTIVFAIIASRMRDWLAAHRFE
- a CDS encoding segregation and condensation protein A — encoded protein: MNNEEPALKRAAQPTLKLGSFEGPLDLLLHLIREAKMDIYDIKIATITSQYMDYLHRMKAHRLEIAGEYFVMAATLMRIKSQLLLPQAPALEEESEEPPVDPRQELVDQLLEYQRYQKAADHLKDKEGIRQQEYTRPAMRVPAGLVTNKVAPGVTLDQLQAAFNQVLRRHRYNRPVVETVAAEKVSVAEEMTAVMKKVRTAPTRFVDLLDSAPTKDRLVTTFLAILELAKHQAIHIDQAGLFAPIILTEGIKSEEYRTNEHRPD